One Etheostoma cragini isolate CJK2018 chromosome 18, CSU_Ecrag_1.0, whole genome shotgun sequence DNA window includes the following coding sequences:
- the tcf21 gene encoding transcription factor 21: protein MSTGSLSDVDDELLDGILKFGSSGKESNESTEESSNCEGTCADDAPGKKRKTASRKTAPKGVAQQEGKHVQRNAANARERARMRVLSKAFSRLKTTLPWVPADTKLSKLDTLRLASSYIAHLRQILANDKYENGYIHPVNLTWPFMVAGKPENELKEMLNTTRLCGTTAS, encoded by the exons ATGTCCACCGGGTCTCTCAGCGATGTCGACGACGAGCTCCTGGACGGCATCCTGAAGTTTGGCTCCTCCGGTAAAGAGTCCAACGAGAGCACGGAGGAGAGCTCCAACTGCGAGGGCACTTGCGCGGACGACGCGCCGGGCAAGAAACGGAAGACAGCGTCCAGGAAAACGGCACCCAAGGGTGTGGCACAGCAGGAGGGCAAGCATGTGCAGAGAAACGCGGCAAACGCCCGGGAGAGAGCCAGGATGCGCGTCTTGTCCAAAGCCTTCTCCCGGCTGAAGACAACCCTACCCTGGGTACCAGCGGACACTAAGCTCTCCAAACTGGACACACTGCGCCTGGCGTCCAGCTACATCGCGCACCTCCGGCAGATACTGGCCAACGACAAATATGAAAACGGATATATCCACCCCGTTAACCTG ACGTGGCCTTTCATGGTCGCAGGCAAGCCGGAGAACGAGTTGAAGGAGATGCTGAACACAACCCGCCTGTGTGGAACAACGGCGTCGTGA